The following proteins are encoded in a genomic region of Prochlorococcus marinus XMU1408:
- the murJ gene encoding murein biosynthesis integral membrane protein MurJ produces the protein MTKTIKEIAFIVTLGTLFSKFGGMARQLVIAGAFGISASYDAYNYAYIIPGFFLVLLGGVNGPFHNSMVTLLADKNKVESKLFITSINTILTLLLLLVSVFIFFSSDFFINLVGPSLTAEVKEMASSQLKIMSPIVFISGLIGLGFGSLNAKKEFFIPSISPLISSLIIIIAIADFWLNKGNTTDLSELDIKGGVILAKATFIGALSQYLIQIPFLINKGIFSIRFSIQTKYSELKRAWKMIAPASLSSGMMQINVFTDLFFASKIIGAAAALSYANFLIQAPLGIISNTILIPLLPVFVSLRSRENHPKLIKKIHQGFFLSSTSMVFLGSIFVSLSTPIVILIYGRGSFNQNAIDVVSQLLIAYGIGMPFYLIRDLLVRIFYGIEDAKTPFRISIIAIVLNFFFDWFLIGGPSPWGDLSPLNLGVNGLVFSTTFVNFFACILLLLKLNKILNNLNLVKILYQNLRIIFIGFICGTNSFFIFNIINLPYGFIFLFFKILISSGMSLLIFNYLAIILKIDGIFEINKSLKKRFISL, from the coding sequence ATGACGAAAACAATAAAAGAAATTGCTTTCATTGTAACTTTAGGAACTTTATTCAGCAAATTTGGAGGCATGGCAAGACAATTGGTTATTGCTGGTGCTTTTGGAATTAGCGCTTCATATGATGCATATAATTATGCTTATATTATACCTGGCTTTTTCTTAGTTCTCTTAGGAGGCGTTAATGGACCATTTCATAACTCAATGGTTACTCTCTTAGCAGATAAAAATAAAGTTGAGAGTAAATTATTTATAACTTCAATAAATACTATATTAACTCTATTATTATTACTAGTAAGTGTTTTTATTTTCTTTTCGTCAGACTTTTTTATCAATTTAGTAGGGCCTAGTTTAACTGCTGAAGTCAAAGAGATGGCATCCTCTCAATTAAAAATAATGTCTCCAATCGTATTTATATCAGGTTTAATAGGCCTAGGATTTGGATCACTTAATGCCAAAAAAGAGTTTTTTATTCCCTCTATATCACCTTTAATTTCAAGCTTAATAATTATCATTGCTATTGCCGACTTTTGGCTAAACAAAGGAAATACAACAGACCTATCTGAATTAGATATTAAGGGAGGCGTTATTCTAGCCAAGGCAACATTTATTGGAGCTCTCTCTCAATATTTAATTCAAATACCATTCCTAATCAACAAAGGAATATTTTCTATACGTTTCTCAATACAAACAAAATATTCAGAACTAAAAAGAGCCTGGAAAATGATTGCTCCTGCATCACTTTCTTCAGGAATGATGCAAATTAATGTTTTTACTGATTTATTTTTCGCATCAAAAATTATAGGTGCCGCAGCTGCTCTAAGTTACGCTAACTTTCTCATACAAGCTCCTCTTGGAATAATATCAAATACAATTTTAATTCCATTATTACCAGTTTTTGTTAGTTTAAGGTCTCGAGAAAACCATCCAAAACTGATCAAAAAAATCCATCAGGGATTCTTTCTTTCTTCAACTTCGATGGTATTTTTAGGCTCTATATTTGTTTCACTTTCTACCCCAATAGTAATATTAATATATGGAAGGGGTTCCTTTAATCAGAATGCAATAGATGTGGTAAGTCAACTTTTAATTGCTTATGGTATAGGTATGCCTTTTTATCTAATAAGAGATCTTTTAGTTAGAATTTTTTATGGAATAGAAGATGCAAAAACACCATTTAGAATATCAATTATAGCAATAGTACTAAATTTTTTCTTTGATTGGTTTCTAATAGGAGGCCCAAGTCCATGGGGCGATCTATCGCCTCTAAATCTAGGTGTAAATGGATTAGTATTTTCAACTACATTCGTTAACTTTTTTGCTTGTATACTTTTATTATTAAAATTAAATAAAATATTGAATAATCTCAACTTAGTTAAAATACTCTATCAAAATCTTAGAATTATTTTTATAGGTTTTATTTGTGGAACCAACTCATTTTTTATTTTTAATATAATTAATTTACCTTATGGATTCATTTTTTTATTTTTCAAAATTTTAATATCATCTGGAATGAGTCTTCTTATATTTAATTATCTAGCAATTATTCTTAAAATTGATGGTATTTTTGAAATTAATAAGTCTTTAAAAAAAAGATTTATTTCTCTTTAA
- the purH gene encoding bifunctional phosphoribosylaminoimidazolecarboxamide formyltransferase/IMP cyclohydrolase, whose protein sequence is MSPIALLSVSDKTGLIPLAKALVNDFGFKIISSGGTAKLIESENLPVTRVADYTGFPEILEGRVKTLNPKIHGGILARRDKKSHLNDLNEQNINPIDLVVVNLYPFEQTISKKNVSWEEAIENIDIGGPAMIRAAAKNHQDVLVVTNPNQYPDLIDAYRLKTITNELRKIYSQKAFEHTAIYDLTISKWIANKIPSKKASWLQAVPLKQKLRYGENPHQKASWYGEPEKGWSGANQLQGKELSTNNLLDLEAALSTLREFGYENTTNIDSYQKAAVVIKHTNPCGVATGDTPYLAIKRALDGDRVSAFGGIIAINCTVDEAAAKELENIFIECIVAPCFDNQAQEILSKKKNLRLLELKAESIQKAAKKHIRSILGGLLIQDSDEPDVDKKEWKNVTNLIPNEIELNDLSFAWKIVKHIRSNAIAVASNGQSLGIGAGQMNRIGSAKLALEAAGIKSKGAVLASDGFFPFDDTVKMAADYGITSIIQPGGSIRDNDSISACNDLGIKMVFTGKRHFLH, encoded by the coding sequence ATGTCACCGATAGCACTTCTGAGTGTCTCAGATAAAACTGGCTTAATTCCATTAGCTAAAGCATTAGTTAATGACTTTGGTTTCAAAATTATTTCAAGTGGAGGGACTGCAAAGTTAATAGAGAGTGAAAATCTACCTGTGACCCGAGTAGCTGATTACACAGGATTTCCAGAGATTCTAGAAGGAAGAGTGAAAACACTTAATCCCAAAATCCATGGAGGAATTTTGGCTAGAAGAGATAAAAAATCTCATCTAAATGATTTAAATGAACAAAACATCAATCCCATAGATTTGGTGGTTGTTAACTTATATCCATTTGAACAAACAATTTCAAAAAAAAATGTTTCCTGGGAAGAGGCTATCGAAAATATTGATATCGGAGGTCCAGCAATGATTAGAGCAGCAGCAAAAAACCATCAGGATGTTCTTGTTGTAACTAATCCAAATCAATACCCAGACTTAATTGATGCATATAGATTAAAAACAATAACTAATGAATTACGGAAAATCTATTCACAGAAGGCTTTTGAGCATACTGCCATTTACGACCTCACAATAAGTAAATGGATTGCCAATAAAATCCCTTCAAAAAAAGCTTCATGGTTGCAAGCCGTACCATTAAAACAAAAACTTAGGTATGGAGAAAATCCACATCAAAAAGCCTCATGGTATGGAGAGCCTGAAAAAGGATGGAGTGGGGCTAATCAATTACAAGGCAAAGAATTAAGTACAAATAATCTCCTAGATCTGGAAGCTGCATTATCTACTCTGCGTGAATTTGGATATGAAAATACTACAAATATAGATTCATACCAAAAAGCAGCAGTAGTAATTAAACATACAAATCCTTGTGGCGTCGCCACTGGAGATACTCCTTACTTAGCTATAAAAAGAGCATTGGATGGCGATAGAGTTAGTGCTTTTGGTGGAATTATTGCAATCAATTGCACAGTCGACGAAGCTGCTGCGAAAGAACTTGAAAATATATTTATTGAATGTATTGTTGCACCATGTTTTGATAATCAGGCCCAAGAAATACTGTCAAAAAAGAAAAATCTAAGGCTATTAGAATTAAAAGCTGAGTCTATCCAAAAAGCGGCTAAAAAACATATAAGAAGCATTCTTGGTGGTTTATTAATTCAGGATTCAGATGAACCCGATGTAGATAAAAAAGAATGGAAAAATGTTACAAACTTAATTCCAAACGAAATAGAATTAAATGACTTATCTTTTGCTTGGAAAATTGTTAAACATATACGATCAAATGCAATAGCAGTTGCATCTAATGGACAAAGTTTAGGAATTGGAGCTGGTCAAATGAATAGAATAGGCTCAGCAAAACTTGCTTTAGAGGCTGCTGGTATAAAATCAAAAGGGGCTGTTTTAGCAAGTGACGGTTTTTTCCCTTTCGACGACACAGTTAAGATGGCAGCAGATTATGGAATCACCTCAATTATTCAACCAGGCGGAAGTATAAGAGACAATGACTCAATTAGTGCATGTAATGACTTAGGTATAAAAATGGTTTTCACAGGAAAAAGACACTTTTTACATTGA
- a CDS encoding DoxX family protein yields the protein MAQSKNSNLNDPDSQKVEVVVQSPEGEVNILGELSIFVLRISFSLLMVHHGLEKLSDPGGFAEFVVGKYFSFLPGDPVIWTYMAAVTQIVCPIGLATGVLARLSSLGLLSTMVFALYFHFIDTGLEGFPFAVVENHNYIFELSAIYAAISFYFLCAGPGRLSLFRKSNKITYYPKGT from the coding sequence ATGGCTCAATCAAAAAATTCTAATCTTAATGATCCTGATTCTCAGAAGGTTGAAGTCGTTGTTCAGAGTCCAGAGGGTGAAGTTAATATTCTTGGAGAACTATCGATATTTGTACTCAGGATTAGTTTTAGTTTGTTGATGGTTCACCACGGTTTGGAAAAATTAAGTGATCCAGGAGGATTTGCAGAATTTGTAGTTGGTAAATACTTCAGCTTTCTTCCAGGTGATCCTGTGATATGGACATATATGGCTGCGGTAACCCAAATAGTTTGTCCTATTGGATTAGCAACAGGTGTTTTGGCAAGATTATCTTCCTTAGGTCTTTTATCAACTATGGTGTTTGCTTTGTATTTTCATTTTATAGATACTGGTTTAGAAGGATTTCCTTTTGCGGTAGTTGAAAATCACAATTACATATTTGAATTGTCAGCTATTTATGCAGCCATATCATTTTATTTCTTATGTGCTGGCCCTGGAAGATTATCACTTTTTAGAAAATCGAATAAAATAACTTACTATCCAAAAGGAACATAA
- a CDS encoding DUF3155 domain-containing protein — protein MSKKRKRISRRRLAGQRVMSHVPIFHLGTGQHKPVTAARRFIAEEGLFAPAILNVRRNEHTTDRFFWGEKGLFSAQYAEENHFLFPSLRIIVEFLGEDKIFAGLELTADDWEEIEEYEYAFV, from the coding sequence ATGTCAAAAAAGCGTAAAAGAATTAGCAGACGAAGACTCGCGGGTCAGCGTGTTATGTCCCATGTTCCTATTTTTCATTTAGGAACTGGACAACACAAACCAGTAACTGCAGCTAGACGATTTATTGCTGAAGAGGGTTTATTTGCCCCAGCAATACTAAATGTACGCCGTAATGAGCACACTACTGATCGCTTCTTCTGGGGAGAAAAAGGTCTGTTTAGCGCTCAGTACGCTGAGGAAAATCACTTTCTTTTTCCTTCTTTAAGGATAATTGTTGAATTTCTTGGTGAAGATAAAATTTTCGCAGGATTAGAGCTTACTGCAGATGACTGGGAAGAAATCGAAGAGTATGAATACGCTTTTGTCTAA
- a CDS encoding cytochrome-c oxidase, producing MLIIQVTNAREVVRQRIGRLGERLIGKVADAEAQVEKELMKEMEIAFQEFGIEARILSVSGVKTDQSNCLEIPLKVRSEKDVLLKEK from the coding sequence TTGTTAATCATCCAGGTTACTAATGCTCGAGAGGTTGTAAGACAGCGTATTGGTCGATTAGGTGAAAGACTTATTGGTAAAGTAGCCGATGCTGAAGCTCAGGTCGAAAAGGAATTAATGAAAGAAATGGAAATTGCTTTTCAGGAGTTTGGTATCGAAGCAAGAATTCTTTCAGTAAGTGGAGTTAAAACTGATCAATCTAATTGTTTAGAAATTCCACTGAAAGTTAGATCAGAAAAAGATGTATTACTTAAAGAGAAATAA
- a CDS encoding alpha/beta hydrolase has product MMTELISLNSESATNRLVLLHGWGADAQDLLPVGKLLIEGFKDRFEILSLSAPQTHPSGIGRQWYPLYPHEWDKVPSAVLDLEKRLNTICFEKIPLNKTLLLGFSQGGAMALDIAKKNKFEGVFALSSYPHPEWEPLKDMPPVFLCHGSMDQVVPKEASQKSFNLLRKNGIESELYLFEGGHEINKDLIDHCRGIIKQKFLS; this is encoded by the coding sequence ATGATGACTGAACTAATCTCCTTAAATTCTGAATCCGCAACAAATAGATTAGTTTTACTTCATGGTTGGGGCGCTGACGCACAGGATTTATTGCCTGTTGGAAAATTATTAATTGAAGGGTTTAAAGATCGTTTTGAAATTCTTTCTCTCTCTGCTCCTCAGACGCATCCAAGCGGTATAGGAAGGCAATGGTATCCTTTGTATCCTCACGAATGGGATAAGGTCCCTAGTGCAGTATTAGATTTGGAAAAGCGTTTAAATACCATTTGCTTTGAAAAGATACCATTAAATAAAACATTGCTTTTAGGCTTTTCTCAAGGAGGAGCTATGGCGCTAGATATTGCTAAAAAAAATAAATTTGAAGGAGTTTTTGCACTTAGTTCTTATCCGCATCCTGAGTGGGAACCATTAAAAGATATGCCTCCTGTATTCCTTTGTCATGGGTCTATGGATCAGGTAGTTCCTAAAGAAGCTTCTCAAAAGAGCTTTAATCTCTTGAGAAAGAATGGAATTGAATCGGAATTATATTTATTTGAAGGGGGGCACGAAATAAACAAAGATCTAATTGATCATTGCAGAGGAATAATTAAACAAAAATTTCTAAGTTAG
- a CDS encoding ammonium transporter, whose protein sequence is MTTALQSPPRRTTSRLQDASLLNGPMLLLRSIKGFRRSQSWAWLASVPLALLGLGVFTFSARAEVALSDLTGPQAAAFLADNLWLFIATILVIFMNAGFAMVEAGMCRQKNAVNILAKNLFVFALAVTAYWVIGYSLMYGGSVIDGWLYFQGLFVDPDPSGALECAAAGDTGCLVPAVDFLFQSAFAGTAATIVSGLVAERVKFGEFVVFSIVLTAFIYPIAGSWQWNGGWLSELGFIDFAGSSIVHSVGGWAGLVGAMLLGPRIGKFVDGKAQAMPGHNMAIATLGALILWIGWYGFNPGSELAMDQYVAYVAVTTTLAAAGGAIAATVLSTITSGKPDLTMIINGILAGLVSITAGCGNMTFAGSWLAGAVGGLIVVVAVAALDSAGIDDPVGAFSVHGVCGVWGTIVIGLWGVDGMDPGAAGIGLLNGGGINQFFIQALGAAAYGIWTVVTCWIAWQIIGGFFGGIRVSEAEEIQGLDIGEHGMEAYPDFASS, encoded by the coding sequence ATGACCACTGCTTTGCAATCGCCTCCAAGGCGAACTACTTCTCGTCTTCAAGACGCAAGTCTTTTAAACGGGCCAATGCTTCTACTGAGAAGCATTAAAGGTTTTAGAAGAAGTCAGTCTTGGGCATGGCTTGCCTCTGTCCCATTGGCGCTTTTGGGATTAGGTGTATTCACTTTCTCTGCACGCGCCGAGGTCGCTCTTTCAGATTTAACTGGACCTCAGGCAGCTGCATTCTTAGCCGACAACCTTTGGTTATTTATTGCCACAATCCTCGTTATTTTTATGAACGCAGGATTCGCAATGGTTGAAGCTGGTATGTGCCGTCAAAAAAATGCGGTAAATATTTTAGCTAAAAACCTATTCGTTTTTGCTCTTGCTGTTACTGCCTATTGGGTAATTGGATATTCCCTTATGTATGGCGGTTCAGTCATTGATGGTTGGCTTTATTTCCAGGGCTTATTTGTTGATCCTGACCCTTCTGGCGCATTAGAGTGTGCTGCCGCTGGTGATACTGGTTGTCTTGTCCCAGCTGTAGATTTCCTTTTCCAATCTGCTTTTGCTGGTACTGCTGCAACTATCGTTTCTGGTTTGGTGGCTGAAAGAGTCAAATTTGGAGAATTTGTTGTTTTCTCTATTGTTCTAACTGCATTCATCTACCCAATTGCTGGTAGCTGGCAGTGGAATGGAGGTTGGCTTTCTGAACTTGGCTTTATTGATTTTGCTGGTTCATCTATTGTCCACTCAGTAGGAGGCTGGGCTGGTCTTGTTGGAGCGATGCTTCTTGGACCCCGTATTGGCAAATTTGTAGATGGCAAGGCCCAAGCTATGCCTGGTCATAATATGGCTATTGCCACTTTAGGAGCACTAATCTTATGGATTGGTTGGTATGGATTTAATCCTGGCTCCGAATTGGCTATGGATCAATATGTTGCTTATGTAGCAGTAACAACAACTCTGGCTGCAGCTGGCGGTGCAATTGCAGCTACAGTTTTATCTACAATTACTTCCGGAAAGCCTGATTTGACAATGATCATTAATGGCATTCTTGCTGGACTAGTAAGCATTACTGCTGGTTGTGGCAACATGACTTTCGCTGGCTCTTGGCTTGCTGGAGCAGTGGGTGGATTAATCGTAGTAGTTGCAGTAGCTGCTTTAGATTCTGCAGGTATTGATGATCCAGTAGGTGCGTTCTCAGTTCACGGTGTTTGTGGGGTTTGGGGAACTATTGTTATCGGCCTTTGGGGCGTTGATGGTATGGATCCAGGCGCTGCTGGAATTGGTCTTCTCAATGGAGGAGGTATAAACCAATTCTTTATTCAAGCATTAGGTGCAGCTGCTTATGGTATCTGGACTGTTGTTACATGCTGGATCGCTTGGCAAATTATTGGTGGCTTCTTCGGAGGTATCAGAGTTAGCGAAGCAGAGGAGATTCAGGGTCTTGATATTGGAGAGCATGGAATGGAGGCTTATCCTGACTTTGCTTCTAGCTAA
- a CDS encoding 4-hydroxy-3-methylbut-2-enyl diphosphate reductase, whose translation MDTQAFKQTLHKSDRYNRRGFGSANKRAQALAEAYQSGLIGSIRENGNLLEHGRLKVKLAEAFGFCWGVERSVAMAYETRKHYPNERIWITNEIIHNPSVNDHLRKMNVLFISEEKGIKDFSAVKDGDVVILPAFGATVQDMQLLHDRGCHIIDTTCPWVSKVWHTVEKHKKHTFTSIIHGKYKHEETLATSSFAGTYLVLFDLEEAKYVANYILGKGNREDFLRRFSKASSKGFDPDKDLQKVGVANQTTMLKSETEEIGRLFEKTMLKKYGPAQLNEHFLAINTICDATEERQGAMFSLVDEPLDLMVVIGGYNSSNTTHLQEIAVSRGIRSFHIDTPERIGEETNTITHMPLEGEELITEESFLQKGNISVGITSGASTPDRVVEHVIQKLMKLSEKF comes from the coding sequence ATGGATACTCAAGCCTTCAAGCAAACTCTTCATAAATCTGATCGTTATAACCGCAGAGGATTTGGCTCTGCAAATAAGCGAGCTCAGGCACTTGCAGAGGCTTATCAAAGTGGATTAATTGGATCTATCAGAGAAAATGGAAATCTTTTAGAGCATGGAAGATTAAAAGTAAAACTTGCAGAAGCTTTTGGTTTTTGTTGGGGGGTAGAAAGATCAGTAGCAATGGCTTATGAGACGAGGAAGCATTATCCAAATGAAAGAATATGGATCACTAATGAAATTATTCATAACCCTTCTGTGAATGACCATTTAAGAAAAATGAATGTCCTGTTTATTTCTGAAGAAAAAGGTATAAAGGATTTTTCAGCTGTTAAAGATGGAGATGTAGTGATTCTTCCTGCATTTGGAGCAACAGTGCAAGATATGCAGCTTTTACACGATAGAGGTTGCCATATTATTGATACTACTTGTCCTTGGGTATCAAAAGTTTGGCACACAGTTGAAAAGCATAAAAAACATACATTCACATCAATTATTCATGGCAAATATAAACATGAAGAAACACTAGCTACTAGTTCTTTCGCAGGGACTTATCTAGTTCTATTTGACCTTGAGGAGGCAAAATATGTCGCTAATTACATTCTAGGAAAAGGAAATAGAGAAGATTTCTTAAGGCGTTTTTCAAAAGCATCATCTAAAGGTTTTGATCCAGATAAAGATTTGCAAAAAGTTGGAGTTGCTAATCAGACGACAATGTTAAAAAGCGAAACTGAGGAAATAGGAAGATTGTTTGAAAAAACTATGTTGAAGAAATATGGCCCAGCTCAATTGAACGAACATTTTTTAGCTATTAATACTATTTGTGATGCTACCGAAGAAAGGCAAGGAGCAATGTTTTCTCTTGTTGATGAACCTCTTGATCTTATGGTCGTAATTGGTGGATACAATTCTTCTAATACAACTCATCTTCAAGAAATTGCAGTTAGTAGAGGTATTCGTTCATTTCATATTGATACTCCAGAGCGAATTGGGGAGGAAACTAATACAATTACCCACATGCCACTTGAGGGAGAAGAATTGATAACAGAAGAAAGCTTTCTCCAAAAGGGAAATATTAGTGTAGGCATTACTTCGGGGGCTTCAACTCCTGACCGTGTAGTTGAACATGTCATTCAGAAGCTAATGAAATTAAGCGAAAAATTTTGA
- the glyA gene encoding serine hydroxymethyltransferase encodes MECDPSVAKLIKNELSRQETHLELIASENFASNAVMEAQGSVLTNKYAEGLPSKRYYGGCEYIDEIEKLAIERAKKLFNANWANVQPHSGAQANFAVFLSLLKPGDTIMGMDLSHGGHLTHGSPVNVSGKWFKTCHYEVNKETEMLDMDAIRKKAIENQPKLIICGFSAYPRKIDFQAFRSIADEVNAFLLADIAHIAGLVASGLHPNPIPYCDVVTTTTHKTLRGPRGGLILSKNEELGKKLDKAIFPGTQGGPLEHVIAAKAVAFKEASESEFKLYCQKVISNAQALANQLQKRGISIVSKGTDNHIVLLDLRSIGMTGKIADQLVSDIKITANKNTVPFDPESPFVTSGLRLGSAALTTRGFDDEAFKDVGNIIANRLLNPNDDEIKEKSIKKVSELCNRFPLYSENI; translated from the coding sequence GTGGAATGTGATCCTAGTGTTGCAAAATTAATAAAAAACGAATTATCAAGACAAGAAACTCATTTAGAACTTATTGCAAGTGAAAATTTTGCCTCCAATGCAGTGATGGAGGCTCAAGGGTCAGTACTAACAAACAAATATGCTGAAGGTCTTCCAAGCAAACGTTATTACGGAGGATGTGAGTATATCGATGAAATTGAAAAGCTAGCAATCGAAAGAGCAAAAAAACTTTTTAATGCAAACTGGGCAAATGTCCAGCCGCATAGTGGGGCTCAAGCAAACTTTGCCGTTTTCCTAAGCCTTCTAAAGCCAGGTGACACGATTATGGGAATGGACCTATCCCACGGTGGTCACCTCACGCATGGCTCTCCCGTAAATGTTAGTGGTAAGTGGTTTAAGACATGCCACTACGAAGTTAATAAAGAAACCGAAATGCTCGATATGGACGCGATTAGAAAAAAAGCTATTGAAAATCAACCTAAACTAATAATTTGTGGATTCTCAGCTTATCCACGGAAAATTGACTTTCAGGCTTTCAGATCAATTGCTGATGAAGTCAATGCTTTCTTACTAGCTGATATTGCTCATATTGCTGGTTTAGTTGCCAGTGGACTTCACCCAAACCCCATTCCATATTGTGACGTAGTTACTACTACGACCCATAAGACCCTTAGAGGCCCTAGAGGTGGACTGATTCTCTCGAAAAACGAAGAGCTAGGGAAAAAGCTTGATAAAGCAATATTCCCAGGCACACAAGGAGGTCCGTTAGAACATGTAATAGCTGCCAAGGCAGTGGCATTCAAAGAAGCTTCAGAATCCGAATTCAAGCTTTATTGTCAAAAAGTAATTTCTAATGCACAAGCTTTAGCTAATCAACTTCAAAAAAGAGGTATATCCATTGTGAGCAAAGGAACTGACAACCACATAGTTCTTCTTGATTTAAGAAGCATTGGTATGACAGGTAAAATTGCTGATCAATTGGTTAGTGACATTAAAATAACAGCCAACAAAAACACTGTTCCTTTTGACCCTGAATCCCCATTTGTTACTAGCGGTCTAAGGCTAGGCTCAGCAGCCCTTACTACTAGAGGGTTTGATGACGAAGCATTTAAAGATGTTGGTAATATTATTGCGAATAGACTTCTTAATCCTAATGATGATGAAATAAAGGAAAAATCAATCAAAAAAGTATCTGAACTTTGCAATAGATTTCCTTTATACAGTGAAAATATCTGA
- a CDS encoding DUF3181 family protein, translating into MSTSNDSSQIRELTISIADRLFIKVGNWNLYLGDAGLAKDLAIECQAYFSQGSNVAARKGLEAIQVKLGGGETRLPLSRLIPSNQLFDLEEILEPYCR; encoded by the coding sequence ATGTCCACTTCTAATGATTCATCTCAAATTCGTGAGCTAACGATTTCAATAGCTGATCGATTATTTATTAAAGTAGGAAATTGGAATCTTTATTTGGGTGATGCTGGCCTTGCTAAGGATTTAGCTATCGAATGTCAGGCTTATTTTTCACAAGGTTCAAATGTTGCAGCTAGAAAGGGTCTTGAAGCTATTCAAGTCAAACTTGGTGGCGGCGAAACTAGATTGCCGCTATCAAGATTAATTCCATCAAATCAACTTTTTGACCTTGAGGAAATTTTAGAACCATATTGCAGATAA
- the sfsA gene encoding DNA/RNA nuclease SfsA, giving the protein MIEIGKTIIKFPPLREGILIKRYKRFLADVELDDGEIVTAHCANTGPMKGVLWPGGRVRLRYSPSPKRKLDWSWEQAEVPSYIENKKCWAGVNTSLPNKLIKHLIEANGLEKELGAISIIKPEVVYGKGGKSRIDLLLEPENSNLDLRKIYVEVKNTTWCDKSLALFPDTVTTRGQKHLKELMDVCPDSRAVLIPCISRKDMEIFAPGDSADPRYGELFRDALIKGLEVIPCSFGFFHDRISWEGIKPFREFQK; this is encoded by the coding sequence GTGATTGAAATTGGAAAAACCATTATTAAGTTTCCTCCTCTTAGAGAGGGAATTTTAATTAAGAGATATAAGAGATTTTTGGCTGATGTTGAGCTTGATGATGGAGAAATTGTTACTGCCCATTGTGCAAATACAGGTCCAATGAAAGGGGTTTTGTGGCCTGGGGGTCGAGTCAGGCTTAGGTATTCTCCTTCACCTAAACGTAAATTAGATTGGTCTTGGGAGCAAGCTGAGGTACCTAGTTATATCGAGAACAAAAAATGTTGGGCAGGTGTTAATACATCTTTGCCAAATAAGTTGATTAAGCATTTAATTGAGGCAAATGGTTTAGAGAAAGAATTGGGTGCAATATCCATAATCAAACCTGAAGTGGTTTATGGCAAAGGAGGTAAAAGTAGAATAGACCTATTGCTTGAGCCAGAAAATAGCAATTTAGATCTTAGGAAGATATATGTTGAGGTTAAAAATACGACTTGGTGCGATAAATCATTAGCATTGTTCCCAGATACAGTTACGACAAGAGGTCAAAAACATCTGAAGGAATTAATGGATGTTTGCCCTGATTCAAGAGCAGTTTTAATTCCCTGTATTAGTCGAAAAGATATGGAAATTTTTGCACCTGGTGATTCTGCTGACCCTCGATATGGAGAACTATTCAGAGATGCCTTAATTAAGGGTTTAGAGGTAATTCCTTGTTCTTTTGGCTTTTTTCATGATCGCATCTCATGGGAGGGGATTAAACCCTTTAGGGAATTCCAAAAATAA